A segment of the Epinephelus fuscoguttatus linkage group LG23, E.fuscoguttatus.final_Chr_v1 genome:
TGGTTGTGTGGGCACACAGTGGAAATATCCagtacaaagcaaaagcagaaaagtgcactcagtaatTGCCATGTCTTTGCCAGGCGACACAGCCAGAAATCTTTGCTCCATGTCATTCGTACTGTAATGTTTAGCAGtgttaactttgtctgtagCAACGTCACAACAAGTAGAAAATAACAACACTAAACACAATCAAAACAGacccaaaacaaaaccactTAACTAAAAGTAGTGCTTCCCTGCTAATGATAAAGGACAAATATTAAGGAAATATGACCAAATCAACAATATCTTTCAGTCGACAAAATCATGCAGGCAGAACGTTCTACTTCTGACATGCGGTGATATGAAATGAAGAGAACAAAACTTGTCCCTCCTGGCTCCCCTTATAGTCAAGATGACAGCATAGATAACAAAAAATGGGGATATGATGAATCACTGTAACCATGACAGATCAtacatgtggaaaaaaatattaggctgactGGTTAAGTAGTTTGCAAGAAAAGCTGCAAAAGGACAGATACACacaccatgcacacacacacacacacacacacacacacacgcatgcaccaCCAAATGCAAAATCAAACCAGGAGGGGATACAAACAGAAAATCTagaataatgtttattttttttctttcttgtttataacaaaatacatacaaatacaaGTTTTGTTACTCCTTGAGTACAGAACTTgagtgaatatatatatatatatatatatagctttgTTCCACAACATCCAAAACAACTAGAATTACTGAAAAGTGCGTCTGGTGCACATTTTTCAgtaattagggcccgagcatCATGCGGTACACATGTATCACATCTagtaaaaaatattatattttgagGGTAACATGCTTGGTTGCAAAAAATGGCTCAGGAGTGCCCCCTAAAAGACTGTGACGatgcagcccccaaagctggtaTGACCGTCGTGTACGAGACTTGGCAGGCATATGGAACATCCCAAGACGTACagaaaagcctcttggagccattctctaaacccaacaggaagtgaatttgtggccataggcagcagtgttaagccaggcaggggaaagccaaattctctgaAAAGGAGCAATCATCAcaattttggtcttaaccactctatttcatcataaccAACCCAGAAATGAGGCTCAAAGTGAAAATACTGGATTTCTCCTTTAAAAGCCACAGTCAGCATTGTAATACAGTACACTGAGGTCTGGACTCATCAAAGCTTCTTTGGATTCTCCTCTTTAAATCAGGCACTCACTTTATAGAAAGAACTCATACTGTAGATTAGATAAGCTTCAGCTTAATTGTCATTGCAGAGAGTAAACAtgctgtaaccatgacaactgaaTGCAGTAAACACATTGCACTGCAGAAACAACTGAACCACTAAACGGACTAAAACGTCCTGTTCTGCTCCCAGCAGTAAGATAATACACCTAACGTCCATCTGATGAATGCACCCCTTTTTCCTGAATTAAgaacaaagaaacatttttattattccTGATAGTTTTGATTGCAGCTCTAATATTTTACAGTGGTAATGAGTTACCTAGCAACAGGCTCAAAGTTCAGATGATACTCAAAGTGAAACTTAGTGTATAAAAGCAGAACCAGATCCTCTACTGAGTTTAATAATGTGGCTTACAACGTGACTTTGTCACCGTTCAACTCTGAAAAAACACATGTGAAAACACTGAGAGGCTCTTTTGGGAAGTTCAGCGGGAAATGCATGAGCTGTTAGGATATCATTTGTAATACAAACTAAATGTAATGCAGCCAGCAGACCACCATAAACCATGGAGAGATAAGGTCATAGCTGGTCAATGATTTACAGACTTTGGCCGTTTAGTCTGTTCAACTGACAGCATGCAGCAGGTACGTCGTCTCCTGAATTTATTTTTACCTATTTTACCTGTTTCAACTAATTTATATTATAAAAAAGTAGCACAGATTACCGACAGTAAAAGTAGGTCTGCATTCAGGGCTGTGGGTTCTGTAGTGATATTCCGAAACAGATTattaagtctttttttaaacctgcaTAAAAAGTTGAAATCTGTGAAATGTATTTCAAATTTTGAATATCTGTGATTGAATGACTTCAAATTGAATCACTCTTcatgatgattattattttatctttaagATGCATTTTAACGTGATGTTTGTTAGCTCtgaaaattttaaaatgtttacagtTTTAGAAAGAGTCACTGGTCTCTGTATCATAGAGAGGGCTGCGACGGGGTCTAAACTATTGACAAATTCTGTAAGAATCAAAGCAAATTTTACATTCACTAAGTCATTGACAAGTTGTCAAGAAAAGTGAAATGATAACTCAGTCTGATTGCAACATATATGGATTTTATTGTGAGGCCAAAAGTGAAAGTTAAACTGCTTTGCATAGAAACTCTTTAAATTTTGAAGTTAACACTGAGGGTGTTTCCACAGGTATAGGACTactatttatatttacatacattgatcagccacaacattaaaacctgTGACAGGTGAAGTAAACAACACTGATCATTATTATATTGTGCAATGTGCTGATGGGAAAACTTTGGTCCTGGCTTTCATGTGGACGCCATCTGACATGCttcacccacccaaacaccgttATAGACCGATTATCCCTCCTCATGATAACAAACTCCCTGGTGGCAATGTCCCACCCAGCAGAACAAAGCGACATGCacacctaaccctaaccctaaccacaaaAAATGCTCAGGAAAGGCCTGAGGAACAATCCAGTTTCATAGCCATGGGACGTGCTGATACACCACCTTATAAACCACAAGATTCAAAGAATCCTCCGCCAGTGCTGCAGTGCCAGACATCACAGGATGCCCCAGAGGTtctgtgtccattcctcaacaggtcagaggccccactgtggatcagacttggctctgacctgtcatgGACATGTTCGTTGGGCCATTCTTGAGCAGTTTTTACAGCATCGCACGGCCGTGGTATagttggtctgcaacagtgtttggggTGGTGTGTGTCAAGTGTCATCCACATAAAtaccaggacccaaggtttcccagcagaagaTTACATTGTGACAAGATGATGAACATTATTCACTTCAgcagccagtggttttaatgctgTTACTCCAAAGCTTATTTTCCATATAATGTATTGCTGGTCTCTGCTGATTTTCAGAACTTCAAGATGCTTCCTCAGAGGAATGGACTGTCCCTTCAGTCTCCGCTCAGACCCCTCAGTGTGTTGATTTTCCATCTTCTCCTGACACACTCTTGTAGAGGTAACTCACACACTAATAATGTCACAAATCAAACATAATTATATAATCATATTAATTAATGCCTTTAAATTAAAGTTGTTGTTGAGTGTTTTTTGGACACTGGTATTTCAGTTATTCAAACACTTTTACTCAGAAGGCTAAAATAATGTAAATGGTTGAGTTAAAGCAGAAGAGGCAGAGTCAGAAACTTAGAGTGTTAAAACCTTTCAGTCTCATTTACAACTACATGCTAAACATTCCAACTTGTTGTGTGCAGATCTTGTTGACATTATAAAGTGAAAGACTCACTTCTGGCTCTAAGACAATTTGTGCCTGAGTTGAAACAAGCATTTCTTTTAAAGaataacaaataaaatctaTTGCAGTCAACATCTTGCAGATACGTAATATATTTTGTATGATGTACATGTCATTTCTAGGAGACGTGCTTAGTTGGATGGCCACATATATTGAACTTTGTAGTCTACAACGTGTTGCATATATTGTAACAAGACTAATAGCCACTAATGCTAGTGGCTTTGTGAGGCTGTGCTTAGGTAAAGAAGAGCTTTGAGCTAACACCTTATGCAAATACGTTTGTACTCCCAACTCATCGAATATTCTTGTTTGGTCACTGAACTTTAATATCTACATATGATGCACTATCCtgggttgttgatgttctgagaTGCACTTCCGTTGTCATGGAATTtcgttagatgcatacagtctttcaaaataaacttacaacatcagtaaaacacccgggtgtggttgaccctgttgctaggtatgatgcagtcttctaaaagctgtgattggttgttacaaaaagggaaaaaaagcgctcctagtaatgaatggacagtgaaatcaaccgatcatagaacttagactgtagtaagaaatgtgtcatcgtgaaaataattttacgacatgatgatgaaactcagcaaaattaaattaaattgttacacagcttcaaaatgtttgaacatacctcattcacatgccgatTATCATATTGATTTGCttgttatgtttactcgccatgctggtaattttacttCTTAATCTATgtgatattaatggtggacgcagactcagctgtcagcagttactgtgattgctggcctccttgtaaaaagcggtttgatttggcagaatgaccaaaacaacgaacgaaatggaggaaaaaagaacgagaaagccgaactggacagaagagcagtgcctgctgttggcacagctcgtggaggagaacaaaggagttttaagttcggtcccgggatcacggcacaagggaagaggcagacttgggagcgcattgcccgacaaatcaatgtgtcgttccctctccttttacacaagcgatgagtgtgagatacgctggtacgtgctgcaatccaaagcggGCGTTATTGTGTTACTATGCTGGGTGGGAAAAGTgagctcatccctgatgaggtcaaccacaaatattatccctgcacgatCGAGTCGGTAGtgtcttattaaatcactgtcgttcaatatacggagaatatctctccttcctctctgtctttccgccatcttctctgtttaagacattcttaggcttcttaaaagtcctcctccctcctcttaacagtttttcaccttaggagctctcttaaggcctaagatgctttgtgaataacttttatcttaccaagggaaaatgacgtcactaagagctacttttagtcttaggattctttgtgaatacgggctcTGATACTTACAATTATTTcactgtgcaacaaaagcatgtggttaagttAAGAAAcacacatcatggtttggctcaacattcatacaggaagcaaacactgggctccagggtgaaagtccggtGCACGCATTTGCCACCCTTCCTGCCCACCCTGCAGAGACAGtccaggggccgtattcacaaacattctgagagtaCTCTAAGAGACCTCCTAACTTAGACTAAAAACTTTTAGTAAGGActcctagcttaggagtgatttaggaaagttctaaGAGCAACTCTGAGCGAGGAACTGACAGAAAGTTTTATCTTACTGAggggtgtggttgaccctgttgctaggtgtgatgctttcttttaacagatgtgattagttgtcacagacatgcccttttgtgagcctgtggacacccagtggaaatgaaatgaactgcatcacaatatgaGCTTGACAGTGTTGTCgatgttagtgtgatcactctactgatggaaggttgagacagacccaagtcatcactgctgcacatatttctccagtttttcaaatatcttGGTATTGTGATAATTATATTTCTGGCATTATAGTGTTCTTTTGTTAGGTGGGAAACGTATGCATATCTCAAATGAGATCGACCAGAAATATTTTCCCTGCacaatctaatctgtagcatttcatgtACTCACtatcattttgtgtttagagaccgtttctccgacctctttgtgtttccaccattttctgctctgattaagaaactccTAAGCCTCTAacaagtcctcctccctgctccgaACATTTTTTCAccaacttttatctttacaaggaccaagtcttaactttaaggggaaattcaaagaaaacgtcacaattctaagaattttcttagaatttcatcACTAGGAGCAACACTTAGcgctaggaagctttgtgaatacagccccagGTCCTTAAATTATGTATTTGCCCGGTGGCATCATTAACTGACACAACCCATAACATACCGCCACAAAAGGATGtctcttttttgtcagtgtctgatgcaaAACATCAATGACTAAGCAGCAGTACTCGATGTCTTTTGAATGAAAACAGGCTGTACAACCACATATAAAACATTTCTACTTGTTGTCTACAGATATTGATGTCATTATAAAGTGCCTGATTCACTCCTGACTGTAAAACAACTCAAGCACAAGTTGTCACAAGTGAATATTATGAGAGTAACTTATGAGATCTACTGcagtcaacattttttttccattgataACGGGTCTGCCATTTCTAGCATGGAATACAAACCCTCACAGAGATGAACagattaggcccgtttccaccgcaggaacttcgggccccgaaagactcctggctggggcttggggtttacttggtgctaaTTGGATAAACTCAAagagggatgtgacgtcaacagaaagcaacaaaatagccggcattttttaaactcagcagacgagggttagctcgttcatatagcttccgccgtcatgtaaacaaactcaaacGGTCCgtggaaaacatattttttccagcggatatcttagttacaacatgattgagctagcaaagcagttttgtgttgctatgtgtggtatttattcagttatgggaaatcacgatgtctagaaagcatcagctgacagggacagctaacagcagcagcaaagctaacatcaggacgtcatctgttaaaagcctcccgttgtcaacatgaaactactccagttagctcaatcatgttgtaactaagacatccgctggaaaaaatatttttttcacgggccatttagtaaatttagtgagttattacagacaccgctatcggctaacagctaacggcgtccctatgccactacgtcgccccggtcaaaatggtcgcgcaacgattacgtcacatccagagcccgtaactttactgctttactttactttaggaaccttcctcctactctgctctctcagtggagacacggcggttgagagggctgagcgagaggacgtttctgtagtagttcctgccccccaaatagtaccaggaacctcttcagtggaaacgggcctattgaACAAGTTCCTACTGCAGGATTTAGTAAACgtatctttttttctctccaggtCAGTCTCAGTTAATCAGTACAACTCAGCCAATAGTGGCAACAGTTGGCGATGACATCATTTTACCATGTCACCTGGAACCTGCAGTGGACGTTGCTGCCATGACATTGGAGTGGACGAGACCTGACCTGAATTCTATATTTGTCCTTGTGTGGCGTGCTGGCCAGGACCTCGTAAATACTAAACATCCATCCTACAGAGGAAGAACATCTCTGTTCACTGATGAACTGAAGAGAGGAAACATTTCACTGAAGCTCTCTGATGTGAGACCTTCTGATGCAGGAAGATACAGATGCTTCATTCCCAAAATGAAAATAGACTCTTTTGTTGAGCTTGTTGTTGGTAAGTGGACACATAGTGTATCTACAGTGTAGTCTGTGCATCCAAAGAGGAACTGTAGTGGGATCAACAGAGCTTTCAGCCACTCACACAGAAGGTCTGGCTTAAGGGTCAGCTGAGCCTTCGGGCCCCTGGACCTTGTAGGCAAATTTGTGTTTCCTAAGATAGCGAGGGTATGACCTGCACTACtgtccctctgattggctagcaCTCATTGCTGTAGTTGGTGGGATGGTAAGGGTGAGAATGTCAGGGTAGGCCAATCAAAGGCAGAGtgaggcagagcagagcaggtTGTGCCTTTGCTAATTCACTCCTGGAAGGCCCATTCAATAATACGTCCATACCTTAAGGAGTTTAACAAGCACATTACCTTATATGCAGTGAGGACCAACATTCAGACACGAACTGTTTTTGAATTTCCTACTCTACTGTAGCCGACAGTAAAAATCGTGACTTCATGCAGCTCCATCATGAGTTCAGGgaccagctgtgattggttgtcataCAGGAACCGTGGTTATAAGTGACAGGTTGATGTTCTGGCTTTGACAGCTAACTGAGGGTCTGAGGAACAGAACGACTGACACAAAATAATCAGACAGACAACACTTATGCAGAGGACATGTTTGATGATTAGGCTGGCAgttgtttatttacatttgtgCATCTTTTTATCATTAATGTGGTGACTGTATCACCGACTACTGTTTTTCCTATTGCTCATCATCAGGTGCTGCGTCCTCACCTGTCATCAGTTTAGCAGGGATCGACAGAGACAAGGGGGGAGTGGTGTTACAGTGTGAGTCTGCAGGCTGGCATCCAGAGCCTGAGGTGTTGTGGCTGGACGGTGAGGGAAAGCTCCTCTCTGCTGGACctacagagacagtcagaggtcCTGATGACCTCTATACTGtcagcagcagagtgactgtggagaagagacacagcaacagcttcaCCTGTAGAGTCCAACAGAGGAGCATCAAccagaccacagagacacacatccaGGTTCCAGGTTAACAtgaattatatattttaatgtgttcactGTTTTAGTTTCAGATGGCAGAGCTTCAGTTTTATATAAATGCCACATTTGTCATTTCAGATGATTTCTTTAAGGTCCAGTCCAGTCCTTCTTCCACCATCACTGGTTTGGCTGTTAGTTTGGCAGCTGTTTCCATCATGTTGATTCTGTTActtgtcttttttgtgtgtaaacagaGGAACAACAGAACCAGTAAGTCACAGATTCATTGGAGTCAAGTTATTTTTACAGGTTGGAGATAGTGATATGAACTGTACCACTGTGTAAattcttcttattatttttttgctttatttccaATCCATAAAACTGTCACGTGTCTTATATTTATATAGCTGAGTTTAGACTGAAatgtctctgtgctgtgataCCTTTATAAAATGCactttaatgtgtttaacagTTTAACTCTGCTGCCTTTGTTTGACACAGAGACCAAGAGAAGCCCCTCAGATGAACGTGACACAGGACCAAGTAAGAATCCCTCTGGAGAAGAAATGGAGTCTCTGaagggagaagaggaaaagaagaggAATAGTGTGAGTTAACAAACAGGACACTTTCAGTGGAGGGAGAAAAGACAAGAGcaggaaaattaaaattaaagagGAATGTGGTTTTACAAAGTGGCGAGGCTCGTCCTGGACTCAGCACCTTTATTGAACAGACAAACCCAAACAGCAGATCCATCAGGTCTGCACTGAGAGGGGACTGTAGTCACTTACAGGTCCACCTCCTTCAGCCAATCATACTTTTCTGTCAGAGCTTCTAAACTATCAAACACTGTCCCATCTGAGATAAGAAACTGTCTCACCTCTCACAGCTTCACACCAAGACTCAAGACGCTCATCTAAACACTGTTGTTGATATATCTGGCTGCTAACATGCTGCTAACTTGCTTTATGTCCTCTGCCCGTTGCCAGGCAACCGACTCTGCATGGGTATGTATGAAATATGTTTTCCTATCAGCATGGCTAACTGTGTGTTGCATGGCTTGTGTGTTAGTGCACGAGACCATACTGCGAACATGTAACTGCATCTGTTAACATTGTGTTAAGAACCACATGATGGCTATTGTGTTTTATCTAGGTTTACTCTTtactgctgctctgtgtgtaaTGCTTAGCTGTGTGTTGGTGCTTCAtgttgcatgtctgtgtgtacactcacactcacatgcacacactaatCAAACTGAGGAAATGCTTGAcaaattaaaagttttaatAGATAAGAAGTAACTAAAGGGATAACAGCCCAAAGTAGACAGATATGTTAATAATCAGCTTTCCTGAGCCCTGTTCTCAGTGAGTGATAAGCTCATAGCTTTCTCTCCATTGTTAAAGTGGCCATTAGTTTCCAGGCGGAGGTTCcgggaggagaagaggaggagggaggaatcTGAGAATAAGGTaataaatctttttcttttttagccaCCCTCTTACTTCTCATTAGTTCCCTTTTAAATCTTTTGTCACTGTTGTCATGTTCTTGTACATATCTTAAAGATCATGTCTCTAAACTCAGCTCCAGCATGAACACACCAGGAGAGGTTCATCTTCTGACCTACTTGTCCCATTTTCCTTACTTGACATTATCCTGATTAACGTACAAAGAAATCACATCAAACACAAATAATAACCTTCAGTCGTTTGTGAATGAATTTGTATAACTTTGTGTATCTTCCATCAACACACTGATTTGTTTCCAGCCATCGACCTGTTTCTTCCCCTGGAAACATTTTCACAATGTGTTCTTCTCTTCTCATGTTTTGGCTGTATTATTGATTCCTGTCAAAGCCTCAAACTGTTGATTTGATTTCTGCATATTCAATATGAAACCAGCTGAAGTAAGAACAGAAATGTGCACCGTAAACTACAGAACAGGAAGCAGTTAAACACAGTTTACATGTAAATAACAACAGAAGACAGCTGAGTGTTTCCAGTGAGTCAGGTGTTACATTCAGGTCCTGTATGTTGTTCTTCATTCACATTACAGTCAGTAGAGTCCAGACTGAGAGCACAATGACCACAACACAAACCACATTACCATATGTATGACTATGTTGTATAATCACTCCtatggttaaaaaaacagaGCATGTCTCTCATCtagtcttcctccatgtctCTCATCtagtcttcctccatgtctCTCATCtagtcttcctccatgtctCTCATCtagtcttcctccatgtctCTCATCtagtcttcctccatgtctCTCATCtagtcttcctccatgtctCTCATCtagtcttcctccatgtctCTCACCtagtcttcctccatgtctCTCTTCACTCACAGTTTGAGGGAAACCAGGCTGAAACCATCAAACAGCTCCAGGTGCAGACACAGTTAAAGGACAGAGCTCAGAGTGAAGTGCAGACCCTGAAGAATCAGCTGGAGACCAAAATAAGAGAGgttaatatgattattattaactGTGAATGAATCTGACTGACTCAGCTCTTTCTCTTTGCGTCTTCTCCACATTTCactcatttatttctttattcttCCCACTTCTCCTGATTTATTCTCACATTGttaaattatacattattaGTATATGACAGAAATTAAATTCCTTTATTTCCTTGTTGTCACCAAGCTGTGATTTAAAGTGCAAGAAAAGGTGagaaattaaatatttgcatgaaaagaagaaattttattttctcccttgataaaatatttaactttgacCATAAACACAACAGATGTCAACTTCATGTAAAAGATCCATTTATAAACAGTCTGGCTTGATAACCTCTTTCAAATTTCAGTATATATCAGATAGTGATGCTCGCTCTGCATCTTTTTCTGTAgtagctttaaaaaaatcttaatgaAGCTTCttagatataaaataaaattaatcctGAAACCAATATTCATATAAATGTGTAGAGCACTGTATTGTTGGTAAGgctgtatttgttttaatgaattaaaaacaaattaagattaTAATgtacatgttttaaaaaagagagaaatgtgaaactTGCTCAGACATTGTAACTAAGTTGTTACTTAATGACCAAAATATATGTCAAATAATATTGAAAGAACTGTGGAGAAAACTTTCACCCAGACATTAATGTAATGTGTAAATGTGATTAATTAATACAGagtctctcttcatctctctcctccctctcagcTCCAGGAGGAGAAGACGAAGAATACAAACTTGGAGAAAGAAGTGAAGACCTTGAAGCAGGACATACAGATGAAGGACACACAGGTTGATCTTTCACCTTCctgtcacatttctctctttataTTCTCCTGAGTCAGTAGTGATGAGTAAATGTTCCTCATCCAATACAATGtttctcctcatctctctcctccctctcagctccaggaggagaagaagacaaATACAAACTTGGAGAAAGAAGTGAAGACCTTGAAGCAGGACATACAGATGAAGGACACACAGGTTGATCTTTCACCTTCctgtcacatttctctctttataTTCTCCTGAGTCAGTAGTGATGAGTAAATGTTCCTCATCTAATACAGTGtttctcctcatctctctcctccctctcagctccaggaggagaagaagacaaATACAAACTTGGAGAAAGAAGTGAAGACCTTGAAGCAGGACATAAAGATGAAGGACACACAGGTTGATCTTTCACCTTCctgtcacatttctctctttataTTCTCCTGAGTCAGTAGTGATGAGTAAATGTTCCTCATCTAATACAGTGtttctcctcatctctctcctccctctcagctccaggaggagaagaagacaaATACAAACTTGGAGAAAGAAGTGAAGACCTTGAAGCAGGACATACAGATGAAGGACACACAGGTTGATCTTTCACCTTCctgtcacatttctctctttctattCTCCTGAGTCAGTAGTGATGAGTAAATGTTCCTCATCTAATACAGTGtttctcctcatctctctcctccctctcagctccaggaggagaagaagacaaATATAAACTTGGAGAAAGAAGTGAAGACCTTGAAGCAGGACATACAGATGAAGGACACACAGGTTGATCTTTTCACCTTCctgtcacatttctctctttctattCTCCTGagttacacacatacaaatcaaATATGAG
Coding sequences within it:
- the LOC125883954 gene encoding butyrophilin subfamily 2 member A1-like isoform X3, producing MKMRLFSWFGFWLFALCSLPVTTAKMSTQQLKTFSSLLVLIPLPQLTGQSNLICSPQPIVALAGDDVILPCRLDPPTSASSRTVEWTRPGLDPEYVHVHQDGRLVHQSQNPLYHYRTALFVDQLINGNVSLNLFRVKISDAGKYKCFLPSLRKEASIQITVGAVSSPVITLAGIDRDKGGVVLQCESAGWHPEPEVLWLDGEGKLLSAGPTETVRGPDDLYTVSSRVTVEKRHSNSFTCRVQQRSINQTTETHIQVPDDFFKVQSSPSSTITGLAVSLAAVSIMLILLLVFFVCKQRNNRTKTKRSPSDERDTGPSKNPSGEEMESLKGEEEKKRNSATDSAWWPLVSRRRFREEKRRREESENKFEGNQAETIKQLQVQTQLKDRAQSEVQTLKNQLETKIRELQEEKTKNTNLEKEVKTLKQDIQMKDTQLQEEKKTNTNLEKEVKTLKQDIQMKDTQLQEEKKTNTNLEKEVKTLKQDIKMKDTQLQEEKKTNTNLEKEVKTLKQDIQMKDTQVSARDSGSDSGSGSSTEPPQSDGSWYSRFYS
- the LOC125883954 gene encoding butyrophilin subfamily 2 member A1-like isoform X2, with the translated sequence MKMRLFSWFGFWLFALCSLPVTTAKMSTQQLKTFSSLLVLIPLPQLTGQSNLICSPQPIVALAGDDVILPCRLDPPTSASSRTVEWTRPGLDPEYVHVHQDGRLVHQSQNPLYHYRTALFVDQLINGNVSLNLFRVKISDAGKYKCFLPSLRKEASIQITVGAVSSPVITLAGIDRDKGGVVLQCESAGWHPEPEVLWLDGEGKLLSAGPTETVRGPDDLYTVSSRVTVEKRHSNSFTCRVQQRSINQTTETHIQVPDDFFKVQSSPSSTITGLAVSLAAVSIMLILLLVFFVCKQRNNRTKTKRSPSDERDTGPSKNPSGEEMESLKGEEEKKRNSATDSAWWPLVSRRRFREEKRRREESENKFEGNQAETIKQLQVQTQLKDRAQSEVQTLKNQLETKIRELQEEKTKNTNLEKEVKTLKQDIQMKDTQLQEEKKTNTNLEKEVKTLKQDIQMKDTQLQEEKKTNTNLEKEVKTLKQDIKMKDTQLQEEKKTNTNLEKEVKTLKQDIQMKDTQLQEEKKTNINLEKEVKTLKQDIQMKDTQVSARDSGSDSGSGSSTEPPQSDGSWYSRFYS